One Gordonia mangrovi genomic region harbors:
- a CDS encoding polysaccharide biosynthesis tyrosine autokinase, with protein sequence MDKSTDAVTFYRLWHGVLKKGWWVVGISVLGSGIAAMMISLLQTPIYQSTATLYVTSGGANDSANSAYQGSLASEQRVASYAQLVLSEAVVSGAVSRLGPSASAGQLVEVVESRVVPETVMLEVSANDEDPERAALLANAVAASIVDYVGSLEAPVSGGDPFAKLTVVSPATSRPVPVSPRVKRNVAIGFVLGGCAGLLVLLFRARFDNRVRADDDVESQSGLVALGTVLDDPAIGEGGPVDFISSPSVATEGYRRLRTNLAFAMVDDPAHVVLVTSANAGEGKSTTALNLAASLVEGGNRVVLVDADLRKPSQASRLGLSSAIGLTTYLSNPSALSDLLQPTEIAGLEILAAGPSAPNPSELLGSARTGQLLRNLADSHDYVIVDSSPVIPVTDAAVVSQFVDGVILVANCDSTEWSEVSQVVKVLGHARASILGIVLNRARKGLFEANYGYYGERVDM encoded by the coding sequence GTGGACAAGAGTACCGATGCGGTGACATTTTACCGCCTATGGCATGGCGTCTTGAAAAAAGGTTGGTGGGTTGTCGGTATTTCAGTGCTTGGTTCCGGCATTGCAGCGATGATGATTTCTTTGCTCCAAACCCCAATTTACCAGTCGACCGCGACACTCTACGTGACGTCGGGCGGAGCCAACGACTCGGCGAACTCCGCGTATCAGGGTTCGCTGGCTTCCGAGCAACGTGTCGCGTCGTACGCACAACTTGTGTTATCGGAGGCTGTAGTTTCTGGTGCAGTCTCAAGATTGGGTCCCAGCGCTTCCGCCGGCCAGCTGGTTGAAGTTGTTGAATCTCGGGTGGTTCCGGAAACCGTAATGTTGGAAGTGTCCGCTAACGACGAGGACCCAGAACGCGCAGCGCTTCTTGCAAACGCGGTTGCGGCGTCAATAGTCGACTACGTGGGTAGTCTCGAGGCTCCAGTATCGGGTGGTGACCCATTCGCGAAGCTGACAGTGGTCTCGCCTGCGACGTCACGTCCGGTACCGGTATCTCCCCGAGTCAAGCGGAACGTAGCGATTGGCTTCGTTCTCGGTGGTTGCGCGGGACTGCTTGTGTTGCTATTTCGTGCGCGCTTTGATAACAGAGTCCGAGCAGATGATGATGTTGAGTCACAGTCAGGTTTGGTCGCACTAGGCACCGTGCTGGATGACCCGGCTATTGGTGAGGGAGGTCCTGTCGACTTCATTTCGAGTCCCTCAGTCGCGACTGAGGGGTACCGTAGATTGCGCACAAATCTGGCTTTTGCGATGGTGGATGATCCAGCGCATGTTGTTCTCGTCACGAGTGCGAACGCTGGCGAGGGAAAGAGCACAACTGCACTGAATCTTGCTGCCTCGCTCGTAGAGGGCGGAAATCGAGTGGTGTTGGTAGATGCCGATCTCCGCAAGCCCTCTCAAGCTTCTCGGTTGGGGCTTTCTTCTGCAATCGGGTTAACGACCTACCTGAGCAACCCTTCCGCTCTGAGTGATCTGCTGCAACCTACTGAGATTGCAGGCCTTGAGATCCTGGCAGCTGGCCCATCGGCTCCGAACCCGTCCGAGCTTCTTGGCTCAGCTCGTACAGGGCAGTTGCTTAGGAATCTGGCGGACTCGCACGATTATGTAATTGTGGATTCAAGTCCTGTGATTCCCGTGACTGATGCAGCGGTGGTTTCCCAGTTCGTGGACGGTGTCATTTTGGTTGCAAATTGTGATTCTACGGAGTGGTCGGAGGTGTCCCAGGTTGTGAAGGTCTTGGGTCATGCGAGAGCTAGCATTCTTGGTATTGTTCTGAATCGAGCGAGGAAGGGCCTCTTCGAGGCTAACTACGGCTATTATGGAGAGCGAGTAGATATGTAA
- a CDS encoding glycosyltransferase family 4 protein → MPGAVDGLVWFISEVFPRVRERLPTAEFHIGGKGATTGISNYFRRWRGDGVIFHGQVADLDQFYRRIVCVVNPVFSGSGVNMKVGDALTHNLPLVTTIFGARGLGTLADAVAVSSNAKDMAILCTRLLDDPVFHAQQVLGQSRASSAFTRSAVGTLYRRALEGF, encoded by the coding sequence ATGCCCGGCGCCGTCGACGGCTTGGTGTGGTTCATTTCAGAGGTTTTCCCTCGAGTCCGAGAACGGTTACCCACCGCAGAGTTTCATATTGGCGGTAAAGGCGCCACTACTGGGATTTCCAACTATTTCCGGCGATGGCGCGGGGATGGTGTTATCTTCCACGGTCAAGTTGCCGACTTAGACCAGTTCTATCGACGTATTGTGTGTGTGGTTAATCCTGTGTTCTCTGGCAGTGGGGTTAATATGAAAGTCGGCGACGCGCTGACGCACAATCTGCCGCTAGTGACGACGATATTTGGCGCGCGCGGGCTAGGGACGTTGGCGGATGCTGTCGCCGTTTCCAGTAATGCGAAGGACATGGCGATTCTCTGTACTAGGCTGCTTGATGATCCCGTTTTCCACGCGCAGCAGGTTCTCGGGCAATCGCGCGCATCGTCGGCATTCACAAGGTCTGCCGTGGGCACTCTTTACCGTCGCGCGTTGGAGGGATTCTGA
- a CDS encoding glycosyltransferase family 2 protein, translating to MGRVSEFGDDGFRPSPDLVVCPASVACVIVNYNSLDDVLRCVKSLRTVAEVREIFVLDNASPGGDAKHLSCISEIDRRVRVGTTDRNIGFGAGVNQAVTSLTSNWTHLWILNPDSIFVEGSLSRTLEWMAGCSVSICSPLVLGPGPDYRVWFVGGEIDLKRGVCTHEGFGDYPPPAAHTDGWTTNFVSGAACIVTRSAWMALNGFRDDLFLYWEDADLSYRARELGMNLGVSSALSVSHEENGSSRVGSGKSPVFYYYVSRNRVLLIREHNRRLGLILWRSYASSYFVRLVASALLKQSAFTPNCLQAVAKGAVDGLRGRYGPRS from the coding sequence GTGGGTAGGGTTTCAGAGTTTGGCGACGACGGCTTTCGACCGTCGCCTGATCTTGTGGTTTGTCCTGCCAGCGTTGCGTGCGTGATTGTCAATTACAATTCTCTTGACGATGTACTGAGATGTGTGAAATCGCTCAGAACGGTTGCCGAGGTTCGCGAGATCTTTGTATTAGACAATGCGTCCCCGGGAGGCGACGCGAAGCACCTTAGTTGCATCTCCGAGATCGATCGACGCGTTCGTGTTGGGACTACGGATCGCAACATCGGGTTCGGTGCTGGCGTGAATCAAGCGGTGACTAGCTTGACGAGCAATTGGACCCACCTCTGGATTCTGAATCCTGATTCGATATTCGTTGAAGGTTCACTCTCGCGCACTTTAGAATGGATGGCCGGTTGTTCGGTCTCGATATGCTCACCTTTGGTTCTGGGGCCCGGTCCCGATTACCGTGTCTGGTTCGTCGGGGGTGAAATTGACCTCAAGCGCGGCGTCTGTACTCATGAAGGATTTGGAGACTATCCACCACCCGCGGCTCACACCGATGGCTGGACTACTAACTTCGTTTCAGGAGCTGCGTGTATTGTTACACGGAGTGCGTGGATGGCGCTGAATGGTTTTCGAGACGATCTTTTTCTGTACTGGGAGGATGCTGATCTTAGCTACCGCGCTCGTGAGCTTGGGATGAATCTGGGCGTGAGTTCGGCTTTGTCAGTATCGCACGAGGAAAACGGTTCTTCGCGTGTAGGCTCCGGAAAGAGCCCCGTCTTTTACTACTACGTGTCGCGGAACAGGGTTCTTCTGATCCGCGAGCATAATCGGAGACTTGGGCTCATTCTGTGGAGATCGTACGCCTCTTCCTACTTTGTGCGATTGGTTGCTTCCGCGCTACTGAAACAATCAGCATTCACGCCTAATTGCTTGCAGGCGGTCGCAAAAGGAGCAGTTGATGGTTTGAGGGGCAGATATGGACCGAGATCGTGA
- a CDS encoding glycosyltransferase, protein MSDNSGSTRQVDGPRVAFVHDYMTQMGGAERVALAISRILDLDEISTSMYDPMKTYSEFSEHRVRVSGQRRPVLSRYDARAAVLSMTRMVESIELPEHDVVVCSSSGWAHGVRTKKPKIVYFHTPARWLYEPDQYFSGILRPVRPWFSLYARKLERWDRSCVQQSQTLLANSTEVKHRIGRVYGRTSDVVHPPCAFGVRSPMSAVTGLPERFLLTIARGRGYKNTTAAVQTSKALNVPLVVIGGEVADEPPYVIGLGRVKDEELAWLYANALALVAFAHEDFGLTPIEANMFGTPVVALGQGGYLDTVVPGVTGVLAKSLELRDLVSATESVLRTSWDKNAIVSHAQKFSLDAFGKRLSEEIERAVASCG, encoded by the coding sequence ATGAGCGATAACAGTGGATCAACTCGCCAAGTTGATGGGCCGAGGGTCGCGTTTGTGCACGATTACATGACTCAGATGGGCGGAGCGGAACGTGTTGCGCTCGCAATTTCGAGAATTCTTGACCTAGACGAGATATCAACCAGCATGTACGACCCGATGAAGACATATTCCGAATTCTCGGAGCACAGAGTTCGGGTGTCTGGACAGAGACGTCCAGTGCTATCTCGGTACGATGCGCGCGCCGCCGTTCTATCGATGACAAGGATGGTCGAAAGCATTGAACTCCCCGAACACGATGTCGTTGTCTGCAGCAGCAGCGGATGGGCACACGGCGTCCGTACGAAGAAGCCAAAGATCGTCTACTTTCATACCCCGGCGCGGTGGCTTTACGAACCCGATCAATATTTCAGCGGTATACTTAGGCCCGTGCGTCCCTGGTTTTCACTTTACGCGCGGAAACTGGAGCGTTGGGACAGGTCTTGTGTTCAACAAAGTCAAACTCTTCTGGCCAATTCAACGGAAGTCAAGCACCGGATAGGTAGAGTGTATGGGCGTACGTCCGATGTAGTTCATCCGCCTTGTGCATTTGGTGTGCGTAGCCCAATGTCGGCGGTTACGGGACTGCCCGAGCGATTCCTCCTCACGATTGCGCGTGGCCGGGGATATAAGAACACCACTGCTGCAGTTCAAACGAGCAAAGCACTGAATGTGCCGCTAGTAGTCATTGGTGGAGAAGTTGCGGATGAACCACCATATGTCATCGGATTGGGTCGAGTGAAGGATGAAGAGCTCGCGTGGCTCTATGCCAATGCGCTGGCATTGGTCGCATTTGCGCATGAGGACTTTGGGTTAACCCCCATTGAAGCAAACATGTTCGGTACTCCGGTGGTGGCGCTAGGACAGGGAGGCTACCTCGACACTGTAGTGCCTGGAGTCACCGGAGTTCTGGCGAAAAGCCTCGAACTACGAGACCTTGTGTCTGCGACGGAGAGCGTTCTGCGCACTTCGTGGGACAAGAACGCGATAGTGAGTCATGCGCAGAAGTTCAGCCTCGACGCGTTCGGGAAGCGCTTGAGCGAGGAAATCGAGAGGGCAGTGGCTTCTTGTGGGTAG
- a CDS encoding glycosyltransferase family 4 protein, whose protein sequence is MSNRLGHQTNVIEALPTFRRDIALAADSSKPGNTVLFLGAFEDRKGVLELVDAWPAVRAAAPSAELIVVGKGPLEPEVRRRVAEMKPAARVVVDPPRSEIFSLLADAKVVVLLSKRELGWREQVGLPICEGLASGCEIVTTGETGLAEWLASNGHRVIPEPSTDSIVDALAAAIFDERLPQEIIESLPLEDGRLIADRWMTCDDLEDCPQSNLSRSGGRRDSIPKRGFEKLESDGVMER, encoded by the coding sequence GTGAGTAACCGCCTCGGTCACCAAACGAATGTAATTGAAGCACTACCAACCTTCAGGCGGGACATAGCATTGGCTGCTGACTCGTCCAAGCCGGGGAATACTGTGCTATTTCTTGGTGCGTTCGAGGACCGTAAGGGAGTGCTCGAGCTTGTGGATGCTTGGCCGGCTGTGAGAGCGGCAGCGCCGTCGGCCGAATTGATAGTTGTGGGAAAAGGGCCGTTGGAGCCCGAAGTGCGCCGACGTGTTGCGGAGATGAAGCCGGCTGCTCGAGTGGTCGTGGACCCACCTCGAAGTGAGATCTTTTCGCTGTTAGCGGATGCGAAGGTTGTCGTTCTGTTATCGAAACGCGAACTTGGCTGGCGGGAGCAGGTCGGTCTGCCGATTTGTGAAGGACTCGCATCTGGATGTGAAATTGTTACGACAGGAGAAACGGGGCTTGCAGAATGGCTCGCCAGCAATGGTCACCGCGTTATTCCCGAGCCAAGTACAGATTCTATTGTTGATGCTCTCGCGGCGGCAATTTTTGATGAGCGTCTACCGCAAGAGATTATAGAGAGTCTTCCGCTGGAGGACGGTCGGCTTATTGCCGACCGATGGATGACATGCGACGATCTCGAAGATTGTCCGCAATCAAACTTGTCCCGTTCTGGCGGGCGTCGGGATTCAATACCAAAGCGTGGGTTCGAGAAGTTGGAGTCTGATGGGGTGATGGAGCGATGA
- a CDS encoding right-handed parallel beta-helix repeat-containing protein yields MSPTGQLARAKVTHTAGTHFDASAWLYVTLTLEDFGAVGDGLADDTEAINRALVSAYPVLGNQSATYRVTSEIKMKNGSDVDFQGAIIRPDFAAQPQALSVILIAGASSAESSASNCRIENCKIIATNQKNVKFGIEVYGATTAAKPANILIRGVVTKNCDKGGIFLNTCTAIRIVDCINDGGNRAIGVGATKSHSDTTDVLVQGCSSKNSLSFCFQTYYGSAIQLVGNVGDGSKQRSADFSIITVDRSRDVSVMANSCTNSPEAQIYVTGASGVNVTGNIVSGGAHGIHVCCNFEAEEDAAIREARNISVTGNITSSHAVSDVLINGVQQAVVSANAMRGTACSLRVQDTIRRQDSMQMNTRDFSAVGNVGSAEFQASIESPSAAPSTIALAANRFTGWTGWDRRFSGLDVINTEYRLGGNQLTQIGAIKYDDVAGPSAIREFRFADETANHGFVEQVDSGRINYINAETSKSLLTMHISNSDGARGIEVLPNGGGIYLHSPDGTRFKVSVANDGEIKVARSTS; encoded by the coding sequence GTGAGCCCTACAGGACAACTCGCGCGAGCCAAGGTCACCCACACGGCTGGAACGCACTTCGATGCTAGCGCCTGGCTATACGTCACCCTTACCCTCGAAGACTTTGGAGCGGTTGGCGATGGTTTAGCTGATGATACTGAAGCAATCAATCGTGCCCTAGTATCTGCCTACCCGGTCCTGGGTAACCAATCAGCCACCTACCGCGTGACATCTGAGATCAAGATGAAAAATGGATCAGATGTCGATTTTCAAGGTGCAATTATTCGACCGGACTTCGCTGCCCAGCCCCAAGCCCTGTCAGTTATCCTGATCGCTGGTGCATCGTCCGCCGAGAGTAGCGCATCAAACTGCCGGATAGAAAACTGCAAAATTATCGCAACAAACCAAAAGAACGTCAAGTTCGGAATTGAAGTGTACGGTGCGACCACTGCGGCGAAGCCTGCGAACATTCTAATCCGTGGTGTCGTTACGAAAAATTGCGATAAAGGTGGGATATTCCTAAATACCTGCACCGCTATAAGAATTGTCGACTGCATCAATGATGGTGGCAACCGAGCAATTGGAGTGGGCGCAACCAAGAGTCATAGCGACACCACCGATGTCCTTGTGCAGGGATGTTCAAGCAAGAATAGCCTTTCCTTTTGCTTCCAGACATATTATGGCTCAGCGATTCAACTAGTCGGTAACGTAGGCGACGGAAGCAAGCAGAGAAGCGCCGATTTTAGCATAATTACCGTCGATCGATCGCGTGACGTTTCGGTCATGGCCAACAGCTGTACGAACTCGCCTGAGGCTCAGATCTATGTCACTGGTGCCTCTGGGGTTAATGTCACAGGGAACATAGTAAGTGGCGGGGCGCACGGAATTCATGTCTGCTGCAACTTCGAGGCAGAGGAGGATGCGGCAATTCGGGAAGCGCGAAATATATCGGTTACAGGAAACATAACCAGTAGCCATGCCGTGTCCGATGTTCTGATAAACGGAGTTCAGCAGGCAGTCGTATCCGCGAACGCAATGCGCGGAACTGCCTGTTCCTTAAGAGTTCAAGACACGATACGGCGACAAGATTCGATGCAGATGAATACTCGTGACTTCTCGGCCGTAGGAAACGTCGGATCAGCCGAGTTCCAAGCCTCGATCGAGAGTCCGTCCGCGGCGCCTAGCACGATCGCGCTAGCCGCCAACCGTTTCACTGGATGGACTGGATGGGATCGTCGGTTTAGCGGACTTGACGTAATAAATACCGAGTATCGGCTCGGCGGGAACCAACTTACTCAGATCGGTGCAATCAAGTACGACGACGTAGCGGGGCCTTCGGCTATCCGAGAGTTTCGATTCGCCGATGAAACGGCGAACCACGGATTCGTCGAGCAGGTCGATTCTGGCCGGATTAACTACATCAACGCAGAAACTTCTAAGAGTCTGCTCACGATGCACATATCGAACTCAGACGGTGCTCGCGGAATTGAAGTCCTTCCAAACGGTGGGGGAATCTATCTTCATAGTCCGGACGGGACTAGATTCAAGGTCTCTGTCGCGAACGATGGCGAGATCAAGGTTGCGAGGTCCACATCTTGA
- a CDS encoding UDP-glucose dehydrogenase family protein translates to MRMVVLGLGYLGATHAACMAELGHDVLGIEVVPEKRAQLAVGEVPFYEPGLPELLNRHIDSGRLKVSGSYQEAADFADVFFIAVGTPQKKGEYSADLQYVDAAIDELVPLLTRDAVILGKSTVPVGTAQRLSERADELAKDIDVEIAWNPEFLREGFAIEDTLHPDRVVVGAFPTGKAESIAREAYATIIDSGTPFIVTDPPTAEMVKTSANAFLATKISFINAIAEVCDAAGADVTAIADAIGYDARIGRKFLNAGLGFGGGCLPKDIRAFMARAGELGAAEALSFLREVDNVNMRRRTRMVELAREVCGGSFLAKRIAILGAAFKPESDDVRDSPALNVAGQIQLQGASVTVYDPKAMENARALFPTLDYAGSATGACEQADVVLVLTEWQEFRVLSPNELGTHVRNRNVVDGRLCLDSARWIDAGWSYWS, encoded by the coding sequence ATGAGGATGGTCGTACTTGGCCTCGGCTATTTGGGCGCCACACACGCAGCATGCATGGCAGAACTCGGGCACGATGTACTCGGCATTGAGGTCGTGCCGGAGAAGCGGGCACAGCTCGCAGTTGGTGAGGTCCCATTCTATGAGCCTGGGTTGCCCGAGCTTCTGAATCGGCACATCGATTCCGGTCGACTGAAGGTTTCCGGCTCTTACCAAGAGGCCGCAGACTTTGCGGACGTATTCTTCATCGCGGTCGGAACCCCACAGAAGAAGGGCGAGTACAGCGCCGACTTGCAGTACGTCGACGCCGCAATCGATGAGCTTGTTCCGCTTCTTACGCGTGATGCAGTGATTCTCGGCAAGTCCACGGTGCCGGTCGGTACGGCGCAGCGGCTGAGCGAGCGTGCAGACGAACTTGCCAAGGACATCGATGTCGAGATCGCGTGGAACCCGGAGTTCCTCCGCGAGGGCTTCGCGATCGAGGATACTTTGCATCCTGATCGAGTCGTAGTGGGCGCCTTCCCTACAGGCAAGGCAGAATCGATTGCCCGAGAAGCTTACGCGACGATCATCGACTCTGGAACACCGTTCATCGTGACGGACCCGCCGACGGCCGAGATGGTCAAGACATCCGCGAATGCGTTCTTGGCAACCAAGATCTCCTTCATCAATGCGATCGCCGAAGTGTGCGATGCAGCAGGAGCCGACGTGACTGCGATCGCCGACGCGATCGGCTACGACGCACGGATTGGTCGGAAGTTCCTAAATGCTGGCCTCGGCTTTGGTGGAGGCTGTCTGCCCAAGGACATCCGGGCGTTTATGGCTCGCGCCGGCGAGCTTGGTGCTGCGGAGGCGCTGAGCTTCCTTCGGGAGGTCGACAACGTCAACATGCGCCGGCGGACACGCATGGTCGAACTTGCGCGCGAGGTCTGTGGGGGTTCGTTCCTCGCCAAACGCATCGCAATTCTTGGAGCAGCATTCAAGCCGGAATCCGATGATGTGCGCGATTCGCCGGCGCTCAACGTGGCTGGGCAGATTCAGCTCCAGGGAGCTTCGGTGACTGTCTACGACCCTAAGGCGATGGAAAACGCGCGTGCCCTATTTCCGACTCTCGACTATGCGGGTTCTGCGACTGGTGCCTGTGAGCAGGCGGACGTTGTGCTCGTGCTTACCGAGTGGCAAGAATTCCGTGTGCTGTCGCCGAACGAACTTGGTACGCACGTGCGCAACAGAAACGTCGTGGACGGACGGTTGTGTCTCGACTCGGCGCGATGGATCGACGCTGGGTGGAGCTATTGGAGCTAG